The Periophthalmus magnuspinnatus isolate fPerMag1 chromosome 17, fPerMag1.2.pri, whole genome shotgun sequence sequence GTGAATGACAGCTGAGGAGCTCACTCATCTTTGTGGGCGAACTGAGACTCTCAAAACCAAAGCACTGACAAAATCCAAGTGATTTCAATAACAGGGAAATGCTAAGCTAAAAATGACCTTTATTTGTCCTGCAATGGATCAGAATGTGGATGTTTTAAGAGCAGTAAGCTACAATGAATAGACTATTTAAATAGGCCTGCCTGAGGAATATGTTACATTTATATACTttgaataaaacatatttgcatCCATCTATGGTATCATGTGTGAGTCCTATGGTCAGTGtgattttgtgcttttctctgcAAAAGGCAAgaaatcacacacaaaaaataaatcaataacacctaaaagaaaaaaatcataatttacACTTTATACTAGGAATAACAAGGCACTGTAGTATCCAATGTTTTAATTAAGAAGTGCAATACCCACATATTAAGATCAAATGGCAAAAAGGAGTGGGAGATAATGCAAAAGGGGGaaatacaaaaatcaaacaGCAAGGAATCTACTACAGgcacatgttttaaaattttaatattgtggaaAAGAAACATGTTTCAGTAGTCAAACTTCAACAACAATTCAGTATTCACAAAGTCAAACATGCAGTTTAGACAAATTTGAGATCTGTTGACAAGTTCAAgaattcaaataaaacacatggaTGGCATGTACTGAATGTAGAGAACATtatattttcaatagaaaagttaaaatgatGATCTTTTCCACAATATTTCAGATGTACTGGCAACagaaaaggacaaaatattaagttgCAAAAACATCACTGAGTGTCTAATAAACTCATGATGTTAACTCAACTACCACATTTCTAAAGCATTGGGgagatttaaatttcattacAATTGTGGAATACTTGATTGTGATTGAAATAACACAATTAACAACACAATATTAAGTAAGTTGGTGCCAAAGATGTGGATGGAATGAGGAGCTATGGGGCATTTAAAAGGTTAATAGCACTTGAGGAGTTCCACCTCAAAGACCAGTGTGGCATTGGGTGGGATGACCGGAGGGTATCCCCGAGCGCCATAGGCGTAGTCTGGGGTGCAGGTCAGCCGGGCCACCTCCCCAACACACATCTGAGGAAGAGAACAGTAAtgaatgccagaataatgagaacgTCACTGTAAAATAGAACAGATTTGTTGATCTGCAGTGGAATAAACAAACtaattttgtaaagcactttgaaatactttgtgtaaAAATTCTGCTCTACAAATATACCTGCATGCCAAATTATTATAAACTGCTACATTTGGAAGTTGAAATTAATTGTACAAAATACACCAATATGAATATGTATCAAATATAAAGGGGCAAGTATCTGGAATAACAAATTAAAGacaaatacatgtaaattgCTGTTACATCAGGAGATCCAATATTTCACCAATGAGGTGGTAAAAATCACGAGCTACAACTGATTTATTGTTGATCATGGCATCTGGATTGTGAGTCTGCAacttattgtattacaacattccagacaaaactaTGCAGTTTCATAATAGGGTAGGCCTAAACCTAAAGTATGGACTGACCTGAGCAACGCCCTCATCCCAGCCTTTGATCACCTCCCCTTGTCCAAGGGTGAACTCAAATGGCCTCCCACGGTCCTTGGATGAATCAAACTTCTCCCCATTTGTCAAAGTGCCTGAAAAATCCATAGTATTGGAGAGTTAACAGTTTCGGATGAATGTAGTGTGTTTGGGCAATTGTTTAGgccattataaaaaataaaataaaaatatacagttcAATAACTACATGATTAAAATCTAAAAAGGCTAAAATGATCCTACCATAACGGTTTAATTGGGCTaaacattttttaatgattttttttcccctgaaaAATCTATTGGGATTGTTATTAGAGAAAGGCAAATTTTGTTACACAGAAAATGCATCCTATAGAATTCACCTGAAATAAGCCCAAAAAACCAATATAGGCcattacataaaacaaaataaatatcctACAATCTTAAGAGCCAAATACCCTCGTCATTTCAAGTTAGAGGAAAGATTTATTCTACATATCTACAAAGCGTAGATATATCTTTAAGGGACTTCCTAACAATAGCGGTATTTTTAGCATCGGCATCGCACAGCAGCACAGATGTAGCACTAGCATTCGACCAAACTACGCCCCGAGAGTCGTTAGGAAAACAAATGGTTGAAAAGAATTAATAGTTTATCGTAATATCACAGCATATTACTTAAATACCTGCactaaatgtgtttataaggCTGATGAGCGGTGTATTGGGTGGTTCTTTTGTGTGTACGCCGGGCCATGCCCCATAGAAGGCCGTCTTAAATCGGCTCTACCCACCGGTGTAGTGCACGGAAACCTTCTGTCCACGATGCGGGTACGACTGcgctgaaataaaaatgtaaatacatgtcAAATACAATGCTATATTTGTAAATTTTATAAGTAAAACACCGCTTACCTTCTCCAGGTCTCAGCACTTCTTTATGCACTCCCATTTTTCAATAGGCGTCTGTgcgcttctgctgctgctggtgcgTGCTCTGCGTGCTGCGCCCGCTGTGCCCACACACTTCCGGTATTACCTCCTCCACACCGGAACTAGCCGTGCGTAATATCCGACGCACATTATGCAGAGCTGCGATTAATTTGTCCTTTAAACGTGTattcataaatgtaaaatgaccaAGAAACCATTAAAAATAATTCAGCATCGACCCCCAAGCACTACCTGGCATTTTGTCCAGGAAgccaaaagaaaaca is a genomic window containing:
- the LOC117385646 gene encoding peptidyl-prolyl cis-trans isomerase Fkbp12-like, with the protein product MGVHKEVLRPGEAQSYPHRGQKVSVHYTGTLTNGEKFDSSKDRGRPFEFTLGQGEVIKGWDEGVAQMCVGEVARLTCTPDYAYGARGYPPVIPPNATLVFEVELLKCY